The Nitratidesulfovibrio sp. SRB-5 genome includes a window with the following:
- a CDS encoding FemAB family XrtA/PEP-CTERM system-associated protein, with translation MSEIDVVRMSPHAPGDAAGWDAYVASRGDASGYHHMGWLRVAERAFNHAVYPLAAFADGELTGILPLVHIRSRLFGRFLVSLPFVNYGGVLSDTQEASQALIEEADALMRNLGAGSIELRHVGQPRLGLSAKCHKVTMLLDLPRDPDDLWRGLRDKVRNQVRKADKCGLVADRGGKELLPAFYDVFAVNMRDLGTPVYARRFFETIMDEFPDETHIAVVRDGARVVAAAFCYAHGSVFEVPWASSLRSHRQCCPNNLLYWECLRAACREGFPVFDFGRSSPDSGPWRFKAQWGAREVPLSWEYLLADGAPLPDLNPSNSRFGLAIRVWQHLPVGLTRLIGPHIVRSIP, from the coding sequence ATGTCTGAAATCGATGTCGTGCGCATGTCACCCCACGCGCCGGGTGACGCAGCCGGGTGGGACGCCTACGTGGCGTCACGGGGGGACGCCTCGGGGTACCACCACATGGGATGGCTGCGTGTGGCCGAGCGCGCCTTCAACCATGCGGTCTACCCGCTTGCCGCCTTCGCGGATGGTGAACTGACGGGGATTCTGCCGCTGGTCCATATCCGCAGCCGGTTGTTCGGCCGTTTTCTCGTGTCCCTGCCTTTCGTCAACTACGGCGGCGTGTTGTCGGATACGCAAGAGGCTTCGCAAGCCCTCATCGAAGAGGCCGATGCGTTGATGCGCAACCTTGGCGCGGGCAGCATCGAACTTCGCCACGTCGGCCAACCCCGGCTTGGGCTTTCCGCCAAGTGCCACAAGGTGACGATGCTGCTCGACCTGCCGCGCGACCCGGACGACCTGTGGCGCGGCCTGCGCGACAAGGTGCGCAACCAGGTCCGCAAGGCCGACAAGTGCGGCCTGGTGGCCGACCGGGGGGGGAAGGAACTGCTGCCCGCCTTCTACGACGTGTTCGCGGTGAACATGCGTGACCTTGGTACCCCCGTGTACGCACGGCGTTTTTTCGAGACCATCATGGACGAGTTCCCCGACGAAACGCACATCGCAGTCGTCCGGGATGGCGCCCGCGTCGTGGCCGCGGCATTCTGCTATGCCCACGGCTCCGTCTTCGAAGTGCCGTGGGCCTCGTCACTGCGCTCGCACCGGCAGTGCTGCCCGAACAATCTGCTCTACTGGGAGTGTCTGCGCGCGGCATGCCGCGAGGGGTTCCCCGTGTTCGATTTCGGGCGCTCATCGCCCGACAGCGGCCCCTGGCGCTTCAAGGCGCAGTGGGGCGCGCGCGAAGTGCCCCTGAGCTGGGAATACCTGTTGGCCGACGGCGCGCCGTTGCCGGACCTGAACCCGTCCAATTCCCGGTTCGGCCTTGCGATACGGGTGTGGCAGCATCTGCCCGTGGGATTGACCCGCCTCATCGGTCCCCACATCGTCAGGAGCATCCCATGA